One window of the Camelina sativa cultivar DH55 chromosome 1, Cs, whole genome shotgun sequence genome contains the following:
- the LOC109124634 gene encoding reticulon-4-interacting protein 1, mitochondrial-like has translation MRVMRSLRSNSGSGFVFRPARLSSLRSVFTGCRAVMLPRFGGPEVFELRENVPVPNLNPNEVLVRAKAVSVNPLDCRIRAGYGRSVFEPHLPIIVGRDISGEVAAIGNSVKSLKVGQEVFGALHPTALRGTYTDYGILSEEELTEKPSSVSHVEASAIPFAALTAWRALKSNARITEGQRLLVFGGGGAVGFSAIQLAVASGCHVTASCVGQTKDRILAAGAEQAVDYTAEDIELAVKGNFDAVLDTIGGPETERIGINFLRKGGSYMTLQGEAAALTDKYGFVVGLPLATSLLMKKKIQYQYSHGIDYWWTYMRADPEGLAEIQRLVGAGKLKIPVEKTFPVTDVAAAHEAKEKKQIPGKVVLEF, from the exons ATGCGAGTGATGAGATCATTGCGCAGTAATTCCGGTTCTGGATTTGTTTTCCGGCCGGCGAGGTTAAGCTCTCTCCGGAGCGTCTTTACCGGCTGCCGTGCTGTGATGTTGCCTCGCTTTGGCGGTCCGGAGGTTTTCGAGCTCCGGGAGAATGTTCCGGTGCCGAATCTCAATCCGAATGAGGTTCTTGTTCGAGCGAAAGCTGTCTCCGTCAATCCTCTTGATTGCAGA ATACGAGCTGGATATGGACGTTCTGTATTCGAGCCGCATCTACCTATTATAGTTGGACGCGATATCAGTGGTGAAGTTGCAGCAATTGGAAACTCAGTTAAGTCATTAAAAGTAGGACAAGAAGTTTTTGGTGCATTGCATCCTACAGCGTTGAGAGGTACTTACACTGACTATGGAATTCTTTCGGAGGAAGAACTCACGGAAAAGCCTTCATCAGTTTCTCATGTG GAAGCAAGTGCCATTCCTTTTGCAGCGTTGACTGCTTGGCGTGCTTTGAAGAGTAATGCTCGGATAACTGAAGG GCAAAGACTATTAGtttttggaggaggaggagcagtAGGTTTTTCTGCAATCCAGCTTGCAGTAGCCTCTGGATGTCATGTGACAGCCTCTTGTGTGGGTCAGACTAAAGACAGAATACTGGCAGCTGGTGCCGAGCAAGCTGTTGACTACACAGCCGAG GACATTGAGTTGGCGGTAAAAGGAAATTTTGACGCTGTCTTGGATACTATTGGTGGGCCTGAAACAGAAAGAATAGGTATTAACTTCTTGAGGAAGGGTGGAAGCTATATGACTCTCCAG GGTGAGGCTGCAGCTTTGACTGATAAATACGGTTTTGTGGTTGGGCTTCCGCTCGCAACTTCActcttgatgaagaagaagatacaatatCAGTATTCTCATGGAATAG ACTATTGGTGGACGTATATGAGGGCTGATCCTGAAGGTCTAGCTGAGATTCAGCGGTTAGTTGGAGCCGGAAAGCTAAAGATACCTGTGGAGAAAACATTTCCAGTAACCGATGTTGCAGCCGCTCATGAAGCCAAGGAAAAGAAGCAGATTCCGGGTAAGGTGGTTCTAGAGTTCtga
- the LOC104779793 gene encoding serine/threonine-protein kinase pakA-like, with the protein MAETERPHRSSSINSSSNNNNNASSSSSSTDLFICFTSRFSSSSSMRLSSKSIHSPARSACLTTSLSRRLRTSGSLKNASAGVLNSPMFGANNSGGGRKRSGSGYENSNNNNNNNIEPSSPKVTCIGQVRVKTRKHVKKKMRARSRRKGGETSFRRSADQNDGGSGSGSGGGGCRFDATENRWVHLPVTICESLRSFGSELNCFFPCRSSCMENSHGDGRRRVESNNEGCGGGGGKSCGAVFTRWFVAVEETSSGGKRREIELVVGGEDEVEEDRRRSRRRHVFEGLDLSEIEMKTEKKERGEVGRMSICSPPKNALLLMRCRSDPVKVAALANRVRERQLSLNDGVYRGGREEEEDDERRRKFELEIEDKKRIDLCDKWISGETNVEREEAEAEAEVVPLVSNPVTEEEERVQVLEDSIVEAQEEGSKSLEVDSYEEEEIEATILKNIEDDIRNAIEEEEHMAEMVDEEELAAVAEVEEEEEEEESKEVEEEEEEEESKEVADAVSVTRENEERSEQGNREPDPSPEVVMRGGSQLEKTTATPYKVLPDCLLLMMCEPKLSMEVSKETWVCSTDFVRCLPGRPPAKKIPPEATGDNNNNNHHHQQPKKRIVAAVDSNASSRRRSIDKPPLHLQPPRSSCSYPAAPPIITAAAAVGEQKVAGANKAYEPPVLPRCKSEPRKSASKLAPEACFWKNRKLEPHPQASVGVGAAGVGF; encoded by the coding sequence ATGGCGGAAACTGAAAGACCCCACCGTTCTTCAAGTATtaacagcagcagcaacaacaacaacaatgcttcttcttcttcttcttcaaccgaTCTATTCATTTGTTTCACATctcgcttctcttcttcttcttccatgcgTCTCTCTTCTAAATCCATCCATAGTCCAGCTCGTTCCGCTTGTCTCACCACTTCTCTCAGCCGTCGTCTCCGTACCAGCGGTAGTTTGAAGAACGCTTCAGCTGGAGTTTTGAACTCTCCGATGTTTGGTGCTAATAATAGTGGAGGAGGACGCAAGAGATCTGGATCTGGTTACGAGAAtagcaacaataacaacaacaacaacatagagCCGTCGTCTCCTAAGGTTACGTGTATTGGTCAGGTTAGGGTGAAGACTAGGAAACatgtcaagaagaagatgagagctAGATCTAGGAGGAAAGGAGGTGAGACTAGTTTCAGAAGATCGGCCGATCAAAACGACGGTGGTAGTGGAAGcggtagtggtggtggtggatgtCGTTTTGATGCGACTGAGAATCGCTGGGTTCATCTTCCGGTGACTATATGTGAGTCGTTGAGATCGTTTGGTTCCGAGCTCAACTGTTTCTTCCCGTGTAGATCTTCGTGTATGGAGAACAGTCATGGTGATGGGAGGCGGCGAGTTGAGAGTAACAACGAAGGTTGCGGCGGCGGAGGGGGAAAGTCGTGTGGTGCGGTGTTTACGAGGTGGTTTGTAGCGGTGGAGGAGACGTCGTCGggagggaagagaagagagattgagcttGTGGTTGGTGGAGAAGACGAAGTTGAGGAAGATAGACGGAGGAGTCGTCGGAGACATGTGTTCGAGGGGCTTGATTTGAGTGAGATTGAGATGAAGacggagaagaaagagagaggagaagttGGACGGATGAGTATATGTTCTCCGCCGAAGAACGCTTTGCTGTTGATGAGGTGTAGATCCGATCCGGTTAAGGTGGCGGCGTTAGCTAACCGGGTTCGAGAAAGACAGTTGTCGTTAAACGACGGCGTTtacagaggaggaagagaagaggaggaagatgatgagagaagaagaaagtttgaGCTGGAGATTGAAGATAAGAAACGGATCGACTTGTGTGACAAATGGATTTCTGGGGAAACTAAtgtcgagagagaagaagctgaagcagaAGCAGAGGTGGTTCCTCTGGTTTCAAATCCAgttacagaggaagaagaaagagtccAAGTTCTTGAAGATTCGATTGTGGAAGCACAAGAAGAAGGTTCGAAAAGCTTGGAGGTTGATTCgtatgaggaagaagaaatcgaagctACGATATTGAAGAACATTGAAGATGATATCAGAAACGCCATAGAAGAAGAGGAGCACATGGCTGAGATGGTTGATGAGGAAGAATTAGCTGCGGTGGCTGAggttgaggaggaggaagaagaagaagaaagcaaagaggttgaggaggaggaagaagaagaagaaagcaaagaggTTGCTGATGCTGTCTCTGTAACAAGAGAAAACGAGGAAAGATCCGAACAAGGAAACAGAGAACCCGACCCGAGTCCAGAAGTGGTGATGAGAGGAGGAAGTCAACTCGAGAAGACGACGGCGACGCCGTATAAGGTGTTACCGGATTGTTTGCTGTTAATGATGTGTGAACCAAAGCTATCGATGGAAGTTTCCAAGGAGACTTGGGTTTGCAGTACAGATTTCGTCAGATGTCTACCAGGAAGACCTCCGGCGAAGAAGATACCACCAGAAGCCACcggagataataataataataatcatcatcatcaacaacccAAGAAGCGAATTGTCGCAGCCGTTGATTCCAACGCATCTTCTCGCCGGCGTTCAATCGATAAACCACCCTTACACCTACAGCCGCCACGGTCATCGTGTTCATACCCAGCAGCACCACCGATAATAACGGCGGCTGCGGCGGTTGGTGAGCA